A segment of the Alistipes sp. ZOR0009 genome:
AAAATGATGACATAATAATTATATATTAAATTTAACGATATGCAAGTATAGCAATAATTGGGCGAGTTGGTTCGCCTAAGGCGGACTTTAAGCGGGGTAGGGGGCGTAAATTTTAGGATAGTAAAAAGGAAAGGCTTCGTCCGTTGGTGGGTGAAGCCTTTACGATAAAAGAGGTTGCGGCTAGCTAAAGCTGTAGGGCTTGTATACGCCTTTACCGTTTTCGACTACATACTTTAAAACCTGCTTGCGGTTGTGCTTTTGGCTGTAGCTAACGTGTACCCAGCTGGGGATGCCTTGAGCATCGGGTTTTTCGAGGATTAGCTGGTCGAATGGGCAGCTTTGAAAGATTGTTTTTGCCAGTACCAGGTTGTTGTCGCTTTCGATATCGGCCGCCTCGCCGGTGACATGCTGGCTGTTGGCCACACCACCAACCTTGGCGTTAAGAGCAGGAGAGCGGTAGCCACAGTTTACGTGAATTGGCTTTCCTAGCGCCACCCTTGCCTTGTCGAGCACGTTGTCGGCGAGAGCGGTGAGGTTGTTTACCACCTGAGGGGTGGGGGTGTTGTCGATGTTGTTCTTTTGTGCCGTTACGCTGCTTGTAAGCTCGGCAATGGTAAAGTACTTCATATTTCAGAGAATTGGTTTGATAAGAAACATTCTCCGTTTGGGCAGGTTCAAAAAGGGAGCCGCTAATTTAACGGCCAGCACTGGAGGTGTACCTGCGCTAGCGGGGCCAGCTACAAAAGGGATTTTGGGCGATGTAGGAGTTGTAGTAGCGCCTATCGCCCGTTACCTCGGCTCCGAGCCAGCTGGGCACCTCGAAGGGCTCGTCTTCGCTTTGCAGCTCGACCTCGGCAACGACAAGGCCCTCGTTTTGGCCCAAGAAGCAATCGACCTCGAAGAGGTGGCTACCTACCGGCACCTCGTAGCGGATCTTATCGATAACCCCGGGCTCGCATAGGGCGAGGAGCTCGTG
Coding sequences within it:
- a CDS encoding CYTH domain-containing protein, with amino-acid sequence MPTEIERKFLVQSDRYIQAAQRSERISQGYLCSHPDRTVRVRIKGGSGFLTIKGRSSQSGLSRYEWEKEITTAEAHELLALCEPGVIDKIRYEVPVGSHLFEVDCFLGQNEGLVVAEVELQSEDEPFEVPSWLGAEVTGDRRYYNSYIAQNPFCSWPR
- a CDS encoding D-Ala-D-Ala carboxypeptidase family metallohydrolase, whose product is MKYFTIAELTSSVTAQKNNIDNTPTPQVVNNLTALADNVLDKARVALGKPIHVNCGYRSPALNAKVGGVANSQHVTGEAADIESDNNLVLAKTIFQSCPFDQLILEKPDAQGIPSWVHVSYSQKHNRKQVLKYVVENGKGVYKPYSFS